Proteins encoded together in one Aminipila butyrica window:
- a CDS encoding GIY-YIG nuclease family protein, translating into MANKNYVYMLECVDGTYYTGWTVDLAKRLREHNEGTSLKAAKYTRGRRPVKLIYWEECADKSQALKREWAIKKMTRAKKEKLAGINLKPEFGKEV; encoded by the coding sequence ATGGCAAATAAAAATTACGTCTATATGCTAGAATGTGTTGATGGTACATATTATACAGGCTGGACCGTAGACTTGGCCAAGCGGCTGCGAGAACATAACGAGGGAACCAGCCTAAAAGCAGCAAAATATACCAGAGGCCGCCGGCCAGTCAAGCTTATCTACTGGGAAGAGTGTGCTGATAAATCTCAAGCCTTAAAGAGGGAATGGGCTATAAAAAAAATGACCCGGGCAAAGAAGGAAAAGCTGGCAGGAATAAATCTTAAGCCTGAATTTGGAAAAGAAGTCTAG
- a CDS encoding FprA family A-type flavoprotein, translating into MIKIADNVYSVGVIDSEVRIFHGYYTPLGTTYNAYLVVDDQVTLIDFVKEKFAEEFLKNIEEVLGDRTIDSIICNHVEPDHSGALPQVVDKYPQAMIYGTANCQKELKAYYPDAVYDFTVVKAGDFLDTGKHHFSFIPMPMVHWPDSMSTYLAEEKILFSNDAFGQHTGTGELFDTDKGLERLLDRAGDYYANIVLPFGMQVTKLLDMASAFDIQMICPSHGVIITKYIPEIIEKYISWSKNETNDKQVLIVYDTMWGTTEKMARLLEQEYTSKGFTVETVNLTEEHYSHAMARVLEAKYIFVGSPTLNNTMLPSVMAFLTYMKGLKPKGRIGKAFGSYGWSGESIGQVNDLLASCGFEMEDPLKALWNV; encoded by the coding sequence ATGATAAAAATCGCCGATAATGTTTACAGTGTAGGCGTCATTGACAGTGAGGTACGTATATTTCATGGATATTACACTCCCTTGGGTACCACTTATAATGCTTATTTAGTGGTAGATGATCAGGTGACCCTGATTGACTTTGTCAAGGAAAAGTTTGCTGAGGAATTCTTGAAAAATATTGAGGAGGTCCTAGGTGACCGCACAATCGATTCCATCATTTGCAATCATGTGGAACCCGATCACAGTGGGGCTCTTCCTCAGGTAGTGGACAAGTATCCTCAAGCCATGATTTACGGCACTGCCAACTGTCAAAAAGAATTAAAAGCTTATTATCCCGATGCCGTCTACGACTTTACTGTAGTGAAAGCAGGGGATTTTCTGGATACAGGGAAACACCACTTTTCTTTTATACCCATGCCTATGGTTCATTGGCCTGACAGCATGTCCACCTATTTGGCGGAGGAAAAAATCCTATTTTCAAATGACGCCTTTGGTCAACACACAGGGACAGGGGAGCTTTTTGACACAGACAAAGGTCTGGAGCGATTACTGGATCGGGCAGGTGATTACTACGCCAATATCGTCCTTCCTTTCGGCATGCAGGTGACCAAGCTTCTGGATATGGCTTCCGCCTTTGATATTCAGATGATTTGTCCTTCTCATGGGGTCATTATCACCAAATACATCCCGGAGATTATAGAAAAATACATCTCTTGGAGTAAAAATGAGACCAACGACAAGCAGGTATTGATTGTCTATGATACCATGTGGGGAACAACCGAAAAAATGGCTCGGCTGCTGGAACAGGAATATACAAGCAAAGGATTTACCGTGGAGACGGTCAACTTGACCGAGGAGCATTACTCCCACGCTATGGCCAGGGTTCTGGAAGCCAAATATATTTTCGTTGGCTCTCCTACGCTGAACAACACCATGCTGCCTTCTGTCATGGCTTTTCTTACCTATATGAAAGGTCTAAAACCAAAAGGCCGAATTGGCAAAGCTTTCGGCTCTTATGGCTGGAGCGGTGAATCCATTGGTCAAGTCAATGACCTGTTGGCTTCTTGTGGCTTTGAAATGGAAGACCCCTTGAAAGCCCTTTGGAATGTATAG
- a CDS encoding deoxyribonuclease IV, with protein sequence MLHIGCHLSSAKGFEHMGKEALSIGANTFQFFTRNPRGGKAKELDEKDIEKFLKLASEHQFGKLVAHAPYTVNPCSKDQKTREFAHMVIEDDLRRMEYLPGNYYNFHPGSHVGQGMDIGIQVIADLLNQLITPEQSTVVLLETMSGKGSEVGSRFEELQAIMEQIQFGDKIGVCLDTCHVHDAGYDISGSLDDVLDQFHQIIGLDKLHAIHINDSQNPLAAHKDRHAKIGEGHLGLEGIWQIVHHPRLRHLPFILETPNELEGYAREIALLRQEQVPPLED encoded by the coding sequence ATGTTACACATCGGATGTCATCTATCTTCCGCCAAGGGCTTTGAACATATGGGAAAGGAAGCCTTGTCCATCGGGGCTAATACCTTTCAATTTTTTACGAGAAATCCCCGTGGAGGCAAAGCCAAGGAGCTTGATGAAAAAGATATCGAAAAATTTTTAAAGCTAGCTTCTGAGCACCAATTTGGCAAGCTCGTCGCCCACGCGCCCTATACGGTCAATCCCTGTTCCAAGGACCAGAAGACCCGGGAGTTTGCCCATATGGTTATCGAAGATGATTTGCGGCGAATGGAATACTTGCCGGGAAACTATTATAATTTTCACCCCGGCAGTCACGTAGGTCAAGGGATGGATATAGGTATTCAAGTCATCGCCGACTTGCTCAATCAGTTGATTACCCCAGAGCAGTCCACCGTCGTCTTGCTGGAAACCATGTCTGGCAAGGGCAGTGAAGTAGGCAGCCGATTTGAAGAGCTTCAGGCCATCATGGAGCAAATACAATTTGGGGATAAAATTGGAGTCTGCTTAGATACCTGCCACGTCCATGATGCCGGATACGATATCTCTGGCAGCTTGGATGATGTTTTAGACCAATTCCACCAAATTATCGGTCTGGACAAGCTCCATGCTATTCACATCAATGACAGCCAGAATCCTCTAGCAGCCCACAAAGACCGTCATGCTAAGATTGGCGAAGGTCATCTGGGGCTGGAAGGGATTTGGCAGATTGTTCACCATCCACGGCTCCGTCACCTGCCGTTTATCCTGGAGACTCCTAATGAGTTAGAAGGCTACGCCCGGGAAATTGCTTTACTGCGGCAAGAGCAGGTTCCACCGCTTGAGGACTAA
- the orr gene encoding ornithine racemase Orr: MYPKLIIDLKKLKGNLDAVANITKDQGGCSLMIVTKGLCADPQMVQMVAAHEKVDFLADSRVKNLASYAEVVRKQGKMTVLLRLPMHSEIAEVVKHVDLSFNSELSTIRLLNEEAGKQGKKHKILLMIDLGDLREGLFYQNEDVILRAVEEILQMANIELYGIGVNLTCYGAIIPKNDNLSNLTALAEKIEKAHSIKLNMVSGGNSSSIYLIEKGELPEGINNLRLGEAFLLGNDTAYGAKLPGTTGDALILEAQIIELQEKPSLPIGEVGVDAFGQKPYYEDRGIIKRAIIGIGKQDTELDSMTPLDEKIEILGGSSDHTILDVTKSDTAYQVGDILRFELGYGGMLKTATSPYVEKEYVK; encoded by the coding sequence ATGTATCCGAAACTGATCATTGATTTGAAAAAATTGAAAGGCAATCTGGATGCCGTAGCCAACATCACCAAGGACCAGGGAGGATGCTCCCTGATGATCGTCACCAAGGGCCTCTGTGCAGACCCGCAGATGGTGCAGATGGTGGCGGCGCATGAGAAAGTAGATTTCCTGGCAGACTCTCGGGTGAAAAATCTAGCTTCCTATGCAGAGGTGGTGCGAAAACAAGGCAAGATGACTGTCCTGCTGCGGCTGCCAATGCATAGTGAAATCGCCGAGGTGGTGAAACACGTAGATTTAAGCTTCAACTCAGAGTTGTCCACCATCCGCCTGCTGAATGAAGAGGCTGGCAAGCAGGGCAAGAAACATAAGATTTTGCTGATGATTGACTTAGGGGATTTGCGAGAAGGTCTGTTCTACCAGAACGAAGATGTTATTCTCCGTGCGGTTGAGGAAATCTTGCAGATGGCGAATATCGAATTGTATGGTATCGGAGTTAATTTGACTTGCTACGGGGCCATCATTCCAAAGAATGATAACCTATCCAATTTGACAGCTTTGGCTGAAAAAATTGAAAAGGCGCACTCCATTAAGCTAAACATGGTATCTGGCGGGAACTCCAGCTCTATTTATCTGATTGAAAAGGGTGAGCTGCCGGAGGGTATCAACAATTTGCGACTAGGGGAGGCCTTCCTGTTAGGCAACGATACTGCGTATGGGGCTAAATTGCCAGGAACTACCGGGGATGCTTTAATTCTGGAGGCTCAGATTATTGAGCTTCAGGAAAAGCCGTCCCTGCCAATTGGGGAGGTAGGCGTAGATGCTTTCGGACAAAAGCCATACTACGAGGACCGTGGTATCATCAAACGGGCTATCATCGGCATTGGCAAGCAAGATACGGAATTGGACAGCATGACTCCCCTTGATGAGAAAATTGAAATTCTTGGGGGAAGCTCTGACCATACTATTTTGGACGTGACTAAATCAGATACGGCCTACCAAGTAGGAGATATTCTGCGGTTTGAGCTGGGCTATGGCGGCATGCTAAAGACCGCTACCAGTCCGTATGTGGAAAAGGAATATGTGAAATAA
- a CDS encoding chemotaxis protein, whose amino-acid sequence MAIPESVNKTSILLESGTNELEIIEFKVADEIFGINVAKVREIMVAQKVKPMPNSHHVVEGVFKPRNEIITVINLAKYLGLPECDDSGRDIFIITHFNNLNFAFHVHTVVGIDRISWKAIKKPDKAVYGGQDGAATGIAEYENRLITILDFEKIVAEISPESSIQIEDIEKMGTRQAIEKPILIAEDSMLLSKMIIECLHQAGYQNTIKTDNGQEAWDFLQEIKASGDPIKAHVACIVSDIEMPLMDGHRLTKLVKEDPLLKTIPLVLFSSLISEEMRIKGRQLGADEQISKPEIGKLVTIIDNLTANH is encoded by the coding sequence ATGGCGATTCCAGAAAGTGTTAATAAGACTAGTATCCTTTTAGAATCAGGAACGAATGAACTTGAAATCATCGAATTTAAAGTAGCAGACGAAATCTTTGGAATAAATGTTGCAAAAGTGCGCGAGATTATGGTCGCTCAAAAAGTTAAGCCGATGCCGAACTCGCACCATGTAGTGGAAGGAGTATTTAAGCCAAGGAATGAAATCATCACAGTCATCAACCTAGCAAAGTATCTAGGTCTGCCTGAGTGCGATGACTCTGGGCGTGATATCTTCATCATTACCCATTTTAATAACTTAAATTTTGCTTTTCACGTACATACCGTTGTAGGTATAGACCGTATCTCTTGGAAAGCTATAAAAAAGCCTGATAAGGCAGTCTACGGCGGTCAGGACGGCGCAGCTACCGGTATTGCCGAGTATGAAAATCGGCTTATTACTATTCTTGATTTTGAAAAGATTGTAGCTGAGATTAGTCCAGAATCCAGCATTCAAATTGAAGATATTGAAAAGATGGGAACTCGTCAGGCTATTGAGAAGCCTATTCTGATCGCAGAGGACTCTATGCTGTTGTCCAAAATGATTATTGAATGCTTACATCAGGCAGGATACCAGAACACAATTAAAACCGACAACGGTCAGGAAGCTTGGGATTTCCTGCAAGAGATTAAAGCGTCTGGGGATCCAATCAAGGCACATGTGGCCTGCATCGTGTCCGATATCGAAATGCCTCTTATGGACGGACACCGACTGACTAAATTGGTCAAAGAAGATCCACTGTTGAAGACGATCCCTCTTGTCCTTTTTTCCTCCCTTATCAGCGAGGAAATGCGCATAAAGGGTCGGCAGTTGGGAGCAGATGAACAGATCAGCAAACCGGAAATCGGCAAGTTGGTTACTATTATCGACAATCTGACTGCTAATCATTAA
- a CDS encoding methyl-accepting chemotaxis protein, with product MTEGREKSLPVKIASVSAVTLAVAFVLLILATKLLETSGLLSSLGFLIGFYVVVLVVVVLVIYGTVKRVLKPLCEIVSATQSLSQGNLDIQLDIHSDDEIGQVAVAFNQVVRTTKEYVTDVDMLLSEMARSNFNINSRNEKIYVGYFKNTFNYLTEIKKNMNETISQIQKVSAQVDQGAGQVSQSAQLLSQGAVQQASSIEELSATISEISNQVKINAKNASEASLQSGEAADGVVESNAQMTEMKSAMNDITDKSNEIGKIIKTIEDIAFQTNILALNAAVEAARAGTAGKGFAVVADEVRNLATKSAEAAKNTTDLIEQTVGAVANGSRVADNTAQSLNYVVEKSSTITGFIDKIAKASEDQANAIAQVSTGIEQISSVVQRNTATSEESAAASEQLTSQADLLNKLVDKFKIQNYAGTAPGETSQAPVKAEPFVKAKTLSSKADKFVPSPAASTKAPAPKEKKVEAPTQEPAVVKDSFKPIVESPSFESKPSSTTVSTADTPAGSAINDYSDKY from the coding sequence ATGACAGAAGGTAGAGAAAAAAGTTTGCCTGTGAAAATAGCATCCGTTTCAGCTGTGACCTTAGCCGTAGCTTTTGTCTTGCTTATCCTGGCCACGAAGTTGTTGGAGACATCGGGTCTGCTAAGTTCCTTGGGGTTCCTGATTGGGTTTTATGTGGTAGTCCTAGTGGTAGTGGTCTTGGTTATTTATGGTACGGTTAAGAGGGTATTGAAACCGTTGTGCGAAATCGTTTCAGCAACTCAAAGCCTGTCTCAAGGCAACTTGGACATCCAGCTGGATATTCACAGCGATGATGAAATCGGTCAGGTGGCCGTTGCTTTTAACCAGGTGGTTCGTACCACCAAGGAATATGTCACAGATGTAGACATGCTGCTGTCAGAGATGGCTCGTTCCAATTTCAACATCAACAGCCGCAATGAAAAGATCTATGTTGGTTATTTTAAAAATACGTTTAACTATTTGACTGAGATTAAAAAGAATATGAACGAAACCATCTCCCAGATACAAAAGGTATCCGCCCAGGTAGACCAGGGTGCAGGACAGGTTTCGCAGTCGGCTCAGCTGCTCTCTCAAGGAGCTGTTCAGCAGGCCAGCAGCATTGAAGAATTGTCTGCGACCATTTCGGAGATTTCTAATCAAGTAAAGATAAATGCAAAGAATGCCTCTGAGGCTAGTCTACAGTCCGGTGAAGCGGCGGATGGCGTTGTGGAGAGCAATGCGCAGATGACAGAGATGAAGTCCGCGATGAATGATATTACGGATAAATCTAATGAAATTGGTAAGATCATCAAGACGATTGAAGACATCGCTTTTCAGACTAACATTTTAGCCCTGAATGCAGCCGTAGAGGCAGCCAGAGCCGGCACGGCTGGTAAAGGCTTTGCTGTCGTTGCTGATGAAGTTCGCAATTTAGCTACGAAGTCCGCCGAAGCCGCTAAAAATACTACAGATTTGATTGAGCAGACGGTAGGGGCTGTGGCCAATGGCTCTAGAGTGGCAGACAACACCGCTCAGTCCTTAAATTACGTAGTAGAAAAATCCAGCACGATTACTGGATTTATCGATAAGATTGCTAAGGCCTCCGAAGATCAGGCAAATGCTATCGCTCAAGTGAGTACCGGTATTGAGCAGATTTCCAGCGTGGTACAGCGCAACACTGCTACATCAGAGGAAAGTGCTGCTGCCAGCGAACAGCTGACATCTCAGGCGGACCTGTTGAACAAGCTGGTAGATAAATTTAAAATCCAAAATTACGCAGGCACAGCGCCAGGAGAAACTTCTCAAGCGCCGGTTAAGGCAGAGCCCTTCGTTAAGGCGAAAACCTTGAGTTCTAAGGCCGACAAGTTTGTTCCATCCCCAGCGGCCAGCACAAAGGCTCCAGCTCCAAAGGAGAAAAAGGTGGAAGCACCTACTCAAGAACCAGCGGTAGTGAAAGATTCCTTTAAGCCTATTGTGGAAAGCCCAAGTTTTGAAAGCAAACCCTCATCAACTACAGTCTCTACGGCAGATACTCCAGCAGGTTCAGCCATCAATGACTATAGTGATAAGTATTGA
- a CDS encoding PadR family transcriptional regulator, which translates to MIPSQMLKGTLEGCILAIIHKEETYGYEISQQLGEYGFGKIAEGTIYPLLLRLEKNHFLSATYRQSEVGPKRKYYGITPEGRAELRQFMVSYAELSSAVSALLRDMEGDVSNEQGNKTAIEGK; encoded by the coding sequence ATGATTCCATCACAAATGCTTAAAGGAACCTTAGAAGGCTGCATTTTAGCCATTATTCACAAAGAAGAAACCTATGGTTACGAGATTTCTCAGCAACTGGGCGAATACGGATTCGGAAAAATAGCCGAAGGAACCATCTACCCACTTTTGCTGAGATTGGAAAAAAATCACTTTCTCTCTGCCACTTACCGACAATCCGAGGTCGGCCCAAAGCGAAAGTATTATGGGATAACGCCAGAGGGGAGAGCGGAATTGCGCCAATTTATGGTCAGTTACGCAGAGCTGTCAAGTGCAGTATCTGCGCTATTAAGGGATATGGAAGGAGATGTTTCAAATGAACAAGGAAACAAAACAGCTATTGAAGGAAAATAA
- a CDS encoding rubredoxin gives MKKYVCTVCGYEYDGDTPFAELPEDYECPVCGVGKDLFEEQDA, from the coding sequence ATGAAAAAATATGTATGTACAGTATGCGGATATGAATATGATGGGGATACACCTTTTGCAGAACTGCCAGAAGACTATGAATGCCCAGTTTGCGGCGTCGGTAAAGACTTGTTTGAGGAACAGGATGCATGA